A single genomic interval of Tsukamurella paurometabola harbors:
- the gnd gene encoding phosphogluconate dehydrogenase (NAD(+)-dependent, decarboxylating), with translation MQLGLIGLGKMGANMRQRIRNAGHEVIGYDPRPEVTDVPSLEALAQALDAPRTVWVMVPAGDITRETVRRLADILEPGDLVIDGGNSRYTDDQVNAELLSAKGIGYLDCGVSGGVWGLENGYGLMVGGSADDVERAMPIFDALRPEGDRADGFAHSGPVGAGHYAKMIHNGIEYGLMQAYGEGYDLLEAEPLIENVAGTLRAWSKGTVVRSWLLDLLVKALEEDPGLQEITGYTEDSGEGRWTVEEAIRHSVPAPVIAAALFARFQSRQDDSDTMKAVSALRNQFGGHAVRRAD, from the coding sequence ATGCAGTTGGGTCTGATCGGTCTGGGCAAGATGGGCGCGAACATGCGCCAGCGGATCCGCAACGCCGGCCACGAGGTCATCGGATACGACCCCCGCCCGGAGGTCACCGACGTGCCCTCGCTCGAGGCGCTCGCGCAGGCGCTCGACGCCCCGCGGACGGTGTGGGTCATGGTGCCCGCCGGCGACATCACGCGGGAGACGGTGCGCAGACTCGCCGATATCCTCGAGCCGGGCGACCTCGTGATCGACGGCGGGAATTCGCGCTACACCGACGACCAGGTGAACGCGGAACTGTTGTCCGCCAAGGGGATCGGCTATCTCGACTGCGGCGTCTCCGGCGGTGTGTGGGGGCTCGAGAACGGATACGGCCTGATGGTCGGCGGTTCCGCCGACGACGTCGAGCGCGCGATGCCGATCTTCGACGCCCTGCGGCCCGAGGGCGACCGCGCGGACGGCTTCGCGCACAGCGGGCCGGTCGGCGCGGGGCACTACGCCAAGATGATCCACAACGGCATCGAGTACGGCCTCATGCAGGCCTACGGCGAGGGCTACGACCTGCTCGAGGCCGAGCCGCTCATCGAGAACGTCGCCGGGACGCTCCGGGCCTGGAGCAAGGGCACCGTCGTCCGGTCCTGGCTGCTCGACCTGCTGGTGAAGGCCCTCGAGGAGGATCCGGGCCTGCAGGAGATCACCGGCTACACCGAGGATTCCGGCGAGGGCCGGTGGACCGTCGAGGAGGCGATCCGGCATTCCGTCCCGGCGCCCGTGATCGCGGCGGCGCTGTTCGCCAGGTTCCAGTCCCGGCAGGACGACTCGGACACGATGAAGGCGGTCTCCGCCCTGCGCAACCAGTTCGGCGGCCACGCCGTGCGGCGCGCGGACTGA
- the rpmH gene encoding 50S ribosomal protein L34: MAKGKRTFQPNNRRRARVHGFRLRMRTRAGRAIVSARRNKGRAKLTA, from the coding sequence GTGGCCAAGGGCAAGCGGACGTTCCAGCCGAACAACCGTCGCCGCGCGCGGGTGCACGGCTTCCGTCTTCGTATGCGCACCCGTGCCGGGCGCGCCATCGTCTCCGCGCGTCGCAACAAGGGCCGCGCGAAGCTGACGGCCTGA
- a CDS encoding protein jag, with the protein MPDDVTVEEEQTATEAPAEAPAESDVDEDDELVEEGEIAADYLEQLLDILDFDGDIDLDVEGGRAIVAIDGGDDLTKLVGPRGEVLDALQELTRLAVQQSTGDRSRLMLDVAGWRASRRTRLSGLGTEVAKRVAETGEKESLKPMTPFERKIVHDAVAKVDGVRSESEGAEPNRRVVVLPNA; encoded by the coding sequence ATGCCTGACGACGTGACCGTCGAGGAGGAGCAGACCGCGACCGAGGCCCCCGCCGAGGCCCCGGCCGAGAGCGACGTGGACGAGGACGACGAGCTGGTCGAGGAGGGCGAGATCGCCGCCGACTACCTCGAGCAGCTGCTCGACATCCTCGATTTCGACGGCGACATCGACCTCGACGTGGAGGGCGGTCGCGCCATCGTCGCCATCGACGGTGGCGACGACCTGACCAAGCTCGTGGGCCCGCGCGGCGAGGTCCTCGATGCGCTGCAGGAGCTGACGCGCCTCGCGGTCCAGCAGTCCACGGGCGACCGCAGCCGGCTGATGCTCGATGTCGCCGGCTGGCGCGCGAGCCGCCGTACCCGCCTCTCGGGCCTCGGAACCGAGGTGGCGAAGCGGGTCGCGGAGACCGGCGAGAAGGAGTCGCTCAAGCCGATGACCCCGTTCGAACGGAAGATCGTGCACGATGCCGTCGCGAAGGTCGACGGTGTGCGCTCGGAGAGCGAGGGCGCGGAGCCGAACCGCCGCGTCGTGGTACTGCCCAACGCCTAG
- the yidC gene encoding membrane protein insertase YidC, whose product MSLDYVYYPVSGIMWVWHKVFSFVPGLGPDSGITWALSVIFLVLTLRAILYKPFVRQIRTTRQMQEFQPQMQALRKKYGKDRQKLALEMQKLQKEHGFNPLLGCLPALLQVPVFIGLFHVLRSFNRMAGGTTQMFGSPDMTAYATRHTPNYFFSATDVESFLDARLFGVPLSSYIQEPVAQFQAFMPVGPDNAFIEPDFQRSWIIALSVPLMIVAALATHFNSRASIARQPVASLENPQTAIMNRLMLWVFPLGVLVGGIFLPVAILIYWVTQNIWTYFQQHIVFGRLDKEDEEKKRLAQEKRAENAPKPGAKPKKGGAATSLTKAAETVPDDADDAAEAAPSKPTPGAKPKAQHPTANARQQQRNQQQRNRNRNKKRKR is encoded by the coding sequence ATGTCCCTGGACTACGTGTACTACCCGGTGTCGGGCATCATGTGGGTCTGGCACAAGGTCTTCTCCTTCGTGCCCGGCCTCGGCCCCGACAGTGGAATCACGTGGGCCCTCTCGGTGATCTTCCTGGTGCTCACGCTGCGCGCCATCCTGTACAAGCCCTTCGTCCGGCAGATCAGGACGACCAGGCAGATGCAGGAGTTCCAGCCGCAGATGCAGGCGCTGCGGAAGAAGTACGGCAAGGACCGGCAGAAGCTGGCCCTGGAGATGCAGAAGCTGCAGAAGGAGCACGGTTTCAACCCGCTCCTCGGCTGCCTCCCGGCTCTGCTGCAGGTGCCGGTGTTCATCGGCCTCTTCCACGTGCTCCGCTCGTTCAACCGGATGGCGGGCGGCACGACGCAGATGTTCGGCTCTCCCGATATGACGGCGTACGCGACCCGGCACACGCCCAACTACTTCTTCTCCGCGACCGACGTGGAGAGCTTCCTCGACGCCCGCCTGTTCGGCGTGCCGCTCTCGTCGTACATCCAGGAGCCGGTCGCGCAGTTCCAGGCCTTCATGCCCGTCGGCCCGGACAACGCCTTCATCGAGCCGGACTTCCAGCGCTCGTGGATCATCGCCCTCTCGGTGCCGCTGATGATCGTCGCGGCCCTGGCCACGCACTTCAACTCGCGCGCCTCCATCGCCCGCCAGCCCGTCGCCTCGCTGGAGAACCCGCAGACGGCCATCATGAACCGCCTCATGCTGTGGGTCTTCCCGCTCGGCGTCCTGGTCGGCGGCATCTTCCTGCCCGTCGCCATCCTGATCTACTGGGTCACCCAGAACATCTGGACGTACTTCCAGCAGCACATCGTCTTCGGCCGCCTCGATAAGGAGGACGAGGAGAAGAAGCGGTTGGCGCAGGAGAAGCGTGCGGAGAACGCGCCGAAGCCGGGTGCGAAGCCGAAGAAGGGTGGGGCGGCGACGTCGCTCACCAAGGCCGCGGAGACGGTGCCGGACGACGCGGACGACGCGGCGGAGGCGGCACCGTCGAAGCCCACGCCCGGCGCCAAGCCGAAGGCCCAGCACCCCACCGCGAACGCCCGGCAGCAGCAGCGCAACCAGCAGCAGCGCAACCGGAATCGCAACAAGAAGCGCAAGCGCTGA
- the yidD gene encoding membrane protein insertion efficiency factor YidD, with product MTGGQATGSLNTLRAAPRRALISLVQLYRTWISPVRPPTCRFTPTCSEYAVEALSAHGAVKGVYLSTIRLLKCGPWHRGGWDPVPE from the coding sequence GTGACCGGCGGGCAGGCGACGGGCTCGCTGAACACGCTGCGCGCGGCGCCGCGGCGGGCATTGATCTCCCTGGTGCAGTTGTACCGGACGTGGATCTCCCCGGTGCGGCCGCCCACGTGCCGTTTCACACCCACATGCAGCGAGTATGCGGTGGAGGCACTTTCGGCGCACGGCGCGGTCAAGGGTGTGTACCTCAGTACCATTCGCCTGCTCAAGTGCGGGCCGTGGCACCGCGGTGGCTGGGACCCCGTTCCCGAGTAG
- the dnaN gene encoding DNA polymerase III subunit beta, whose product MKFRVPHEEFAESVAWVARSLPSRPPVPVLGGVLLTAGDDGLTVSGFDYEVSAQVRVGAEVADEGQALVSGRLLADITKALPNKPVDVQLDTTRVAITCGSAKFSLPTMPVEDYPQLPELPQQTGAIERGTFAEAIAQVAIAAGKDDTLPMLTGIRVEIEGEKVVLAATDRFRLAVREFEWQPASTDVKAAVLVPAKTLSEAAKTFAVDPEVGIALGAGSAVGADGLLGVVGADRRTTTRLLDADFPKFRQLLPASHTAIATMEIAPLLEAIKRVALVADRGAQVRMEFADGSLRLSAGGDDAGKAEEELPADFQGEALTIAFNPGYLQDGLAAIHTESVTFGFTTPSRPAVLRPAVENGYEPDDSGAFPAPQSPYTYLLMPVRLPG is encoded by the coding sequence ATGAAGTTTCGCGTCCCGCACGAGGAGTTCGCCGAATCCGTCGCGTGGGTGGCGCGCAGCCTGCCGTCGCGCCCCCCGGTGCCGGTGCTCGGCGGCGTCCTGCTCACCGCGGGTGACGACGGGCTGACCGTCTCGGGATTCGACTACGAGGTCTCCGCGCAGGTGCGCGTCGGCGCCGAGGTGGCGGACGAGGGCCAGGCCCTGGTCTCCGGCCGCCTGCTCGCGGACATCACGAAGGCCCTGCCCAACAAGCCGGTCGACGTGCAGCTCGACACCACGCGCGTCGCGATCACCTGCGGTAGCGCGAAGTTCTCGCTGCCGACCATGCCCGTCGAGGACTACCCGCAGCTGCCCGAGCTGCCGCAGCAGACCGGCGCCATCGAGCGCGGCACCTTCGCCGAGGCCATCGCCCAGGTCGCGATCGCCGCCGGCAAGGACGACACCCTGCCGATGCTGACGGGCATCCGCGTCGAGATCGAGGGCGAGAAGGTCGTCCTCGCCGCGACCGACCGGTTCCGGCTCGCCGTCCGCGAGTTCGAGTGGCAGCCGGCCTCCACCGACGTCAAGGCCGCGGTCCTGGTCCCGGCGAAGACGCTCTCCGAGGCGGCGAAGACCTTCGCCGTGGACCCCGAGGTCGGGATCGCGCTCGGCGCGGGCTCGGCCGTCGGCGCCGACGGCCTGCTCGGTGTGGTCGGCGCGGACCGCCGCACCACCACCCGCCTCCTGGATGCCGACTTCCCCAAGTTCCGGCAGCTGCTGCCCGCCTCGCACACCGCGATCGCCACCATGGAGATCGCGCCGCTGCTCGAGGCGATCAAGCGCGTGGCCCTCGTCGCCGATCGCGGCGCACAGGTCCGGATGGAGTTCGCCGACGGCTCGCTGCGCCTCTCGGCCGGCGGCGACGACGCCGGTAAGGCCGAGGAGGAGCTGCCCGCGGACTTCCAGGGCGAGGCGCTGACCATCGCCTTCAACCCGGGCTACCTGCAGGACGGCCTGGCCGCCATCCACACGGAGTCGGTGACCTTCGGATTCACCACGCCGAGTCGACCTGCGGTGCTGCGGCCGGCGGTGGAGAATGGCTACGAGCCGGACGACTCCGGCGCGTTCCCCGCGCCCCAGAGCCCGTACACGTACCTGCTGATGCCGGTGCGCCTGCCCGGCTGA
- the rsmG gene encoding 16S rRNA (guanine(527)-N(7))-methyltransferase RsmG encodes MPPTPPVAREVFGDRLELAEEYARVLASDGVVRGLIGPREVPRLWERHVLNCAVLGELLESGETLVDIGSGAGLPGVPVAIARPDVEVILVEPLLRRAVFLEEFCGPRLPNVRVVRGRAEERSVIEAVGGADAVTSRAVSGFPKLAPWSAPLLRDGGRLLALKGSRAAEEIQEHGAVLTKAGLRDPEVVLCGVGIVDPATTVVRAVRRGAPSKKRAKTRR; translated from the coding sequence CTGCCCCCCACTCCCCCGGTCGCGCGGGAGGTCTTCGGCGACCGGCTCGAACTCGCCGAGGAATACGCGCGTGTCCTCGCTTCCGACGGTGTGGTGCGCGGCCTCATCGGTCCGCGGGAGGTGCCGCGGCTCTGGGAGCGCCACGTGCTGAACTGCGCCGTGCTCGGCGAGCTTCTCGAGTCGGGTGAGACTCTCGTCGATATCGGCAGCGGCGCCGGCCTGCCCGGTGTTCCCGTCGCGATCGCGCGGCCCGACGTCGAGGTGATTCTCGTGGAGCCACTGCTGCGGCGTGCCGTGTTCCTCGAGGAGTTCTGCGGGCCGCGCCTGCCCAACGTCCGGGTGGTGCGCGGACGGGCCGAGGAGCGCTCGGTGATCGAAGCGGTCGGCGGAGCGGACGCCGTGACGTCCCGGGCCGTGTCCGGCTTCCCCAAGCTCGCGCCGTGGTCCGCTCCCCTGCTCCGGGACGGCGGCCGGCTTCTCGCGCTGAAGGGATCGCGCGCCGCGGAGGAGATCCAGGAGCACGGTGCGGTTCTCACGAAGGCCGGACTGCGCGATCCGGAGGTCGTCCTCTGCGGGGTGGGCATCGTCGACCCGGCCACGACGGTGGTGCGCGCGGTGCGCCGCGGTGCGCCGTCGAAGAAGCGCGCGAAGACGCGGCGCTGA
- the rnpA gene encoding ribonuclease P protein component has protein sequence MSSSRDFAAAVKGGRRVGRRSIVVHVATPTNQSPVPAPEGGPGLVVSTVDPVTPAPRVGLIVSKAVGNAVIRHSVARRLRAAAAAVAGELDDGALVVVRALRAAADDDANELTAQLRSGLAKLGAL, from the coding sequence ATGAGCTCGTCGCGCGATTTCGCCGCGGCGGTCAAAGGTGGCAGGCGCGTGGGTCGCCGGTCCATCGTGGTGCACGTGGCGACACCGACGAACCAGAGCCCGGTCCCCGCTCCCGAGGGGGGACCGGGCCTCGTCGTGTCCACGGTCGATCCGGTGACGCCGGCGCCGCGCGTGGGACTGATCGTCTCGAAAGCCGTGGGAAACGCCGTGATTCGGCACTCGGTCGCCCGTCGGCTGCGTGCCGCGGCCGCCGCGGTGGCCGGCGAGCTCGACGACGGTGCCCTCGTGGTGGTGCGTGCGCTCCGGGCGGCGGCCGACGACGACGCGAACGAGCTGACGGCGCAACTGCGCTCGGGCCTGGCGAAGCTGGGTGCGCTGTGA
- the dnaA gene encoding chromosomal replication initiator protein DnaA, with product MTVDPLIETWTAVVDELCGDNTDRTLTKQEKAWLKLVQPLTLTEGFALVAVPSQLMKDAIERSLREPLVAALTTRLGQDVELGVRISPDAVPPAAPAAPVSAAPAEAPSGPSTADLAVPVSEIAAGMPGAPSPSVQLPPPMTGPATNGTAMTGSSGSSLNQKYTFETFVIGASNRFAHAAAFAVAEAPARAYNPLFIWGESGLGKTHLLHAAGHYARRLFPGMRVKYVSTEEFTNDFINSLKDDRQVQFKQRYRDVDILLVDDIQFLEGKLGIQEEFFHTFNTLHNANKQIVVSSDRPPKQLATLEDRLRTRFEWGLITDVQPPELEIRMAILLKKAQMERIHVPPDVLELIATRIDRNIRELEGALIRVTAFASLTQTDVTYELAEMVLRDLVPDTTTIEISSSTILSVVAEYFEISVADLKGTERARAVTHARQIAMYLCRELTELSLPKIGQIFDRDHTTVMYAERKIRKEMPERRRVYDQVQELTTRIKRRSQ from the coding sequence ATGACCGTTGATCCGCTGATCGAGACGTGGACCGCCGTGGTCGACGAACTCTGCGGAGACAACACCGATCGCACCCTCACCAAGCAGGAGAAGGCCTGGCTCAAGCTCGTCCAGCCGCTCACCCTGACCGAGGGCTTCGCGCTCGTGGCCGTGCCCTCCCAGCTCATGAAGGACGCGATCGAGCGCAGCCTCCGCGAACCGCTCGTCGCGGCGCTCACCACCCGCCTGGGTCAGGACGTGGAGCTCGGCGTCCGCATCTCCCCGGACGCGGTGCCGCCGGCGGCACCCGCCGCCCCCGTCAGCGCGGCCCCCGCGGAGGCACCGTCGGGCCCGAGTACCGCCGACCTGGCCGTCCCCGTCAGCGAGATCGCGGCCGGGATGCCCGGCGCACCGTCGCCGTCGGTCCAGCTCCCCCCGCCCATGACCGGCCCCGCCACCAACGGCACCGCGATGACCGGATCCTCGGGCTCGAGCCTGAACCAGAAGTACACCTTCGAGACCTTCGTCATCGGCGCCTCGAACCGCTTCGCCCACGCCGCGGCCTTCGCGGTCGCCGAGGCGCCGGCCCGCGCCTACAACCCCCTCTTCATCTGGGGCGAGTCCGGTCTCGGCAAGACCCACCTGCTGCACGCGGCGGGGCACTACGCCCGCCGGCTGTTCCCCGGGATGCGCGTGAAGTACGTGTCCACCGAGGAGTTCACCAACGACTTCATCAACTCGCTCAAGGACGACCGCCAGGTCCAGTTCAAGCAGCGCTACCGCGACGTGGACATCCTGCTGGTCGACGACATCCAGTTCCTCGAGGGCAAGCTGGGTATCCAGGAGGAGTTCTTCCACACCTTCAACACGCTCCACAACGCGAACAAGCAGATCGTGGTCTCCTCCGACCGGCCCCCGAAGCAGCTGGCGACGCTGGAGGACCGGCTCCGCACGCGGTTCGAGTGGGGTCTCATCACCGACGTGCAGCCCCCCGAGCTGGAGATCCGCATGGCGATCCTGCTCAAGAAGGCGCAGATGGAGCGGATCCACGTGCCGCCGGACGTGCTGGAACTCATCGCGACCCGCATCGACCGCAACATCCGCGAGCTCGAGGGCGCCCTGATCCGCGTGACCGCCTTCGCCTCGCTCACCCAGACCGACGTGACCTACGAGCTCGCCGAGATGGTGCTCCGCGACCTCGTGCCGGACACCACCACCATCGAGATCTCATCGAGCACCATCCTCTCCGTGGTGGCGGAGTACTTCGAGATCTCGGTCGCCGACCTCAAGGGCACCGAGCGCGCACGGGCCGTGACGCACGCCCGCCAGATCGCGATGTACCTGTGCCGCGAGCTGACGGAGCTCTCGCTCCCGAAGATCGGGCAGATCTTCGACCGGGACCACACCACGGTCATGTACGCCGAGCGGAAGATCCGCAAGGAGATGCCCGAGCGGCGCCGGGTCTACGACCAGGTGCAGGAGCTCACGACCCGCATCAAACGCCGCAGCCAGTAG